Proteins encoded in a region of the Mycolicibacterium duvalii genome:
- the cysW gene encoding sulfate ABC transporter permease subunit CysW, with protein MTLSPVMRHLVRWVALAYVAILVAVPVGLILWRTFAPGIGAFVESISTPAAISALNLSLLVVAIVVPLNVLFGVPTALVLARNRFRGKSVLQAVIDLPFAVSPVVVGVALILLWGSAGLFGFVENSLGLRIIFGLPGIVLASIFVTVPFVIREVEPVLHEIGTDQEEASATLGAQWWQTFWRITLPSIRWGLTYGVVLTVARTLGEFGAVLMVAANLPGSSQTLTLLVHDRYTRGAEYGAYSISTLLMTVAVLVLVAQVVLDARSSRRTE; from the coding sequence GTGACGCTGTCCCCCGTGATGCGCCACCTGGTTCGGTGGGTGGCCTTGGCCTACGTCGCGATCCTGGTGGCGGTGCCCGTCGGGCTGATTCTGTGGCGCACCTTCGCACCCGGGATCGGCGCGTTCGTCGAATCCATCTCCACCCCCGCGGCGATCTCGGCATTGAACCTGTCGCTGCTGGTGGTCGCGATCGTCGTGCCGCTCAATGTGCTTTTCGGGGTGCCCACGGCTTTGGTCCTGGCGCGCAACAGGTTCCGCGGTAAGAGCGTGCTGCAGGCCGTCATCGACCTGCCGTTCGCGGTATCGCCGGTGGTCGTCGGTGTGGCGTTGATCCTGTTGTGGGGTTCGGCCGGATTGTTCGGGTTCGTCGAGAACAGCCTCGGGTTGCGCATCATCTTCGGTCTTCCCGGCATCGTCCTGGCCAGCATCTTCGTCACCGTCCCGTTCGTGATCCGCGAGGTGGAGCCGGTGCTGCACGAGATCGGCACCGACCAGGAGGAGGCTTCGGCGACGCTGGGCGCCCAGTGGTGGCAGACGTTCTGGCGGATCACGCTGCCCTCGATCCGGTGGGGCCTGACCTACGGTGTGGTGCTGACCGTGGCCCGCACCCTCGGCGAGTTCGGTGCGGTCCTGATGGTCGCGGCGAACCTGCCGGGTTCGTCGCAGACCCTGACCCTGCTGGTGCACGACCGCTACACCCGCGGCGCCGAATACGGCGCCTATTCCATCTCCACCCTGTTGATGACGGTCGCCGTGTTGGTGCTCGTCGCCCAGGTGGTGCTCGACGCCCGCAGCAGCCGGCGGACAGAATGA
- the cysT gene encoding sulfate ABC transporter permease subunit CysT has protein sequence MTSGLEPAVGPSPGLRRGRYGNTSLRVGAATMWLSLIVLLPLAAILWQSAGGGVDAFWSAVSSPSAIASLRVTLIISVGVTVVNAFFGLLVAWVLTRDEFPGKRLVDAVIDLPFALPTIVASLVMLALYGPSSPVGIHLQHTRWGVGIALLFVTLPFVVRSVQPVLLELDREVEEAAASLGANNFTILTKVILPALLPSLLSGAGLAFSRAIGEFGSVVLIGGAIPGETEVSSQWIRTLIENDDRVGAAAISIVLLAISFTILFILRAIGSRAARREQTQE, from the coding sequence ATGACCTCGGGGCTCGAGCCGGCCGTGGGGCCGTCGCCGGGCCTCCGGCGCGGCCGGTACGGCAACACCTCACTGCGGGTCGGGGCCGCCACCATGTGGCTGTCGCTGATCGTGCTGTTGCCGCTGGCGGCCATCCTGTGGCAGTCCGCCGGCGGCGGCGTCGACGCGTTCTGGTCGGCGGTCTCGTCCCCGTCTGCGATCGCCTCACTGCGGGTGACGCTGATCATCTCGGTCGGGGTCACCGTGGTCAACGCGTTCTTCGGGTTGCTGGTCGCCTGGGTCCTGACCCGCGACGAATTTCCGGGCAAGCGTCTGGTCGACGCGGTGATCGACCTCCCGTTCGCGTTGCCCACGATCGTCGCGAGCCTGGTCATGCTGGCGCTGTACGGCCCGAGCAGCCCGGTCGGCATCCACTTGCAGCACACCCGCTGGGGGGTCGGGATCGCACTGCTGTTCGTCACGTTGCCGTTCGTGGTGCGCTCGGTGCAACCGGTGCTGCTTGAACTCGACCGCGAGGTCGAGGAGGCCGCGGCGTCGTTGGGCGCCAACAACTTCACGATCCTGACCAAGGTGATCCTGCCGGCGCTGCTGCCGTCGCTGCTGTCCGGAGCCGGTCTGGCGTTCTCCCGGGCGATCGGCGAGTTCGGGTCGGTGGTGCTCATCGGCGGAGCGATACCCGGCGAAACCGAGGTGTCGTCGCAGTGGATCCGAACCCTCATTGAGAATGACGACCGCGTCGGTGCCGCGGCGATATCGATCGTGCTGCTGGCGATCTCGTTCACGATCCTGTTCATTCTGCGCGCCATCGGTTCGCGGGCCGCCCGAAGGGAGCAGACGCAAGAGTGA